A section of the Elizabethkingia anophelis R26 genome encodes:
- a CDS encoding pyridoxal phosphate-dependent aminotransferase, which translates to MPKISNRAENMPASPIRKLVPFSIAAKQKGIKVYHLNIGQPDIETPQSALDALKDIHLKVLEYSLSEGNIEYREQLAKYYNKIGFADITPKNFIVTNGGSEALNFAISVLCDQDDEIIVPEPYYANYNGFSNALGVVVKSIPSSIDTGFALPPIEEFEKKITDKTKAILICNPGNPTGYLYTREELAKLAEIALKHDIVVISDEVYREYVYDGKSQVSMLAFPELADNCIVIDSESKRYSMCGVRIGFMVTRSQKILDAAMKFAQARLSPVLIGQIIAAAAHVDDDAYIRSVREEYTKRRNLLVDLLNSIPGVICPNPKGAFYCMVELPVKDTDDFAQWLLESYNFNGETIMVAPAGGFYSDPELGKKQVRMAYVLKEEDLRKSVEILRNALQVYKD; encoded by the coding sequence ATGCCAAAAATATCGAACAGAGCCGAAAATATGCCGGCTTCACCAATCAGAAAATTGGTTCCTTTCTCTATCGCTGCAAAGCAAAAAGGAATAAAAGTTTATCACCTTAATATTGGACAACCGGATATTGAAACGCCTCAATCTGCGCTGGATGCTCTAAAAGATATTCATTTAAAAGTTCTGGAATATTCTCTTTCCGAAGGAAATATTGAATACCGTGAACAATTAGCAAAATATTACAACAAAATTGGTTTTGCAGACATTACACCAAAAAACTTTATTGTTACCAATGGCGGGTCTGAAGCTTTAAATTTTGCTATCTCTGTACTTTGTGATCAGGATGATGAAATTATTGTACCTGAACCTTATTACGCAAATTACAATGGATTTTCCAATGCATTAGGAGTGGTAGTAAAATCTATCCCTTCTTCTATTGATACAGGTTTTGCATTGCCTCCTATTGAAGAATTTGAAAAGAAAATCACTGATAAAACTAAAGCTATTCTTATATGTAATCCCGGCAACCCTACCGGATATCTTTACACAAGAGAAGAGCTTGCTAAACTTGCAGAGATCGCGTTAAAACATGATATTGTGGTTATCTCCGACGAAGTTTATCGTGAATATGTATACGACGGAAAAAGCCAGGTATCTATGCTTGCATTCCCTGAACTTGCAGACAACTGTATCGTTATCGATTCTGAATCCAAACGCTACAGTATGTGTGGTGTAAGAATTGGTTTCATGGTTACCCGCTCACAAAAGATTTTAGATGCAGCTATGAAGTTTGCACAAGCGAGACTCAGTCCAGTACTTATCGGTCAGATTATCGCCGCTGCTGCACACGTTGATGATGATGCATATATCCGTTCAGTTCGTGAAGAGTACACAAAACGTAGAAACCTTTTAGTTGATTTATTAAACAGTATCCCTGGTGTTATTTGTCCGAATCCTAAAGGAGCTTTCTATTGTATGGTAGAGCTTCCGGTGAAGGATACTGACGATTTCGCACAATGGTTACTGGAATCTTATAACTTCAATGGTGAAACCATTATGGTTGCTCCTGCCGGAGGATTCTATTCTGATCCTGAATTAGGTAAAAAGCAGGTAAGAATGGCATATGTACTAAAAGAAGAAGATCTTAGAAAATCTGTCGAGATTCTTAGAAATGCTCTTCAGGTTTACAAAGACTAA
- a CDS encoding DUF1801 domain-containing protein, with product MSNLIQTYLEKVPDERKMAFEKLFNAIDDNLPTGFELTEAYGMLTWVVPLSSYPAGYHCAPGTPLPFLSLASQKNFLAFYHMGIYADKDLLEWFQESYTQHAKYKLDMGKSCVRFKKMDDIPYGIIAELSTKISPEMWIEKYETVFKK from the coding sequence ATGAGTAACCTGATACAAACATATTTAGAAAAAGTCCCTGATGAGAGAAAAATGGCTTTTGAGAAATTATTCAATGCAATTGATGATAATCTGCCTACAGGGTTTGAGTTAACTGAAGCTTACGGAATGCTAACATGGGTTGTTCCTTTATCTTCATATCCTGCGGGTTACCATTGCGCTCCGGGTACACCACTTCCTTTTCTCAGCCTGGCCAGTCAGAAAAATTTTCTGGCATTTTATCATATGGGTATATATGCCGATAAAGACCTGTTAGAATGGTTTCAGGAAAGTTATACACAACATGCGAAATATAAACTGGATATGGGGAAAAGTTGTGTGCGGTTCAAAAAGATGGATGATATTCCCTATGGTATAATTGCTGAATTGAGCACTAAAATATCGCCGGAAATGTGGATTGAAAAATACGAAACTGTTTTTAAAAAATAA
- a CDS encoding LemA family protein → MIALIVVIALVVIVLLYGVSVYNKLVKFRNLVQEAWSSIDVMLKKRYDLIPNLVETVKGYATHERETLDSVTQARTMAKNAGSVQEKEAAEKNLNQAMMNLFAVAEQYPDLKANTNFQQLQNELSSLESDIEKSRRYYNGTVRENNTLVESFPSNIIANMYKFEKAPFFELQNTAEREVPSVKF, encoded by the coding sequence ATGATTGCACTTATTGTTGTTATAGCACTTGTTGTTATCGTTTTGTTGTATGGAGTTTCTGTGTACAATAAGCTGGTTAAATTCAGAAATCTGGTTCAGGAAGCCTGGAGTAGTATTGATGTCATGCTGAAAAAGAGATATGATCTTATTCCAAATCTGGTTGAAACGGTAAAAGGGTATGCTACACACGAAAGAGAAACGTTGGATAGTGTGACGCAGGCGAGAACTATGGCGAAAAATGCTGGTTCTGTACAGGAGAAAGAAGCTGCTGAGAAAAATCTTAATCAGGCTATGATGAATTTATTTGCTGTAGCGGAACAATACCCGGATCTGAAGGCTAATACCAATTTTCAACAATTGCAAAATGAACTTTCTTCTCTGGAAAGTGATATTGAGAAATCCAGAAGATATTACAATGGCACTGTACGGGAAAATAATACACTTGTAGAATCTTTCCCAAGCAATATTATTGCTAATATGTATAAATTCGAAAAAGCACCTTTCTTCGAATTGCAGAATACCGCTGAAAGAGAAGTTCCTTCTGTAAAATTTTAA
- a CDS encoding DUF2207 domain-containing protein: MKRLFIFVLFSFFLLFKAQEQATAAAAAAIADAVGDSITTESTEPTERILSFHSDITVHKNSSLTVTETIVINSLGYNFKRGIFRTFPSVRNLNGKTKKVKFKILSVKKDGVTEHYSTTYESSQKTIYVGNEDTYLDPGKYTYQITYETPDQIGFFPKYDELYWNVNGMAWDFPIDKISATVHLPHGAKILQNACYSGVEGSTMQNCSSKIISDNEIEWQGGGLLSRENLTIAVGFPKGIVMPPPPPSFLEKNGISMFLLLVFGGLLLYGYNSWKKYGVDPEKPVVYPQFNVPEDMSPAELGYIHHEGYNANYLTASLVNLAVKKFVVIKETTQKSLLGISSGKKYEITKLKEPSPKLAKEEIGLMNDLFSKSSTIMLDGSYNSKIERAVGNFTHNMTFQYKAFIKEGNNSNKVVRPAIVVFAIFILTFIVSSIIGDSTEQLVIGVFGLIFVIIFFAITMVLISKMEGLNKGCIIAFIAIFFLPFFIGFIIFFIAGNFDQNTRSSFLFLIAGIGFLFAYRYLIKRPSEEKLRKQSLIDGFKMYMGAAENEVIKFHNPPQMTPAIFETYLPYAMVLGVDKIWGKKFQDMLEQMSVDYTSDWYTGSPIGFAGLGNTLNSSLTNSISSGSTPPSSSSSSGSSSSFSSGSSGGGFSGGGGGGGGGGGW; this comes from the coding sequence TTGAAGCGGTTATTTATATTCGTATTATTCTCTTTTTTTCTGCTTTTTAAAGCTCAGGAACAGGCTACGGCTGCGGCCGCGGCCGCAATTGCAGATGCAGTAGGAGATAGTATAACAACAGAAAGCACAGAACCGACTGAACGGATTTTATCTTTTCATTCAGATATTACAGTTCATAAAAATTCATCACTTACAGTTACCGAAACTATAGTTATCAACAGTCTTGGGTATAACTTTAAAAGAGGGATTTTCAGAACATTCCCCTCTGTAAGAAATCTGAACGGGAAGACAAAAAAAGTTAAGTTTAAAATACTTTCCGTGAAGAAAGACGGTGTGACAGAACATTATTCTACTACATACGAGAGCAGTCAAAAGACAATATATGTAGGGAATGAAGATACTTATTTGGATCCGGGAAAATATACCTATCAGATTACATATGAAACTCCGGATCAGATAGGATTCTTTCCAAAGTATGATGAGCTGTACTGGAATGTGAATGGGATGGCCTGGGATTTTCCTATAGACAAAATTTCGGCGACAGTACATCTACCTCATGGAGCTAAAATATTACAGAATGCTTGTTATTCAGGAGTAGAGGGAAGTACAATGCAAAACTGTTCTTCAAAGATTATTTCTGATAATGAAATTGAGTGGCAGGGTGGAGGTCTTTTAAGCCGGGAGAACCTGACTATCGCTGTTGGATTCCCTAAAGGAATTGTAATGCCACCGCCGCCGCCATCATTCTTAGAAAAAAACGGGATTAGTATGTTTCTGTTATTGGTCTTTGGAGGCTTGTTGCTCTATGGATATAATTCTTGGAAGAAGTATGGAGTAGATCCGGAAAAACCTGTAGTTTATCCACAATTTAATGTGCCGGAAGATATGTCTCCTGCAGAATTAGGATATATACATCATGAAGGTTACAATGCAAATTATCTTACAGCATCATTGGTAAACCTTGCTGTAAAAAAGTTTGTTGTAATAAAGGAAACTACACAGAAATCTCTTTTAGGAATCTCTTCTGGGAAGAAATATGAAATTACCAAGCTAAAGGAACCAAGCCCGAAATTGGCAAAAGAAGAGATTGGGCTAATGAACGATCTTTTTAGTAAGTCCTCTACAATAATGTTGGATGGTAGTTATAACAGTAAAATAGAACGGGCTGTGGGTAACTTTACTCATAATATGACCTTTCAGTACAAAGCTTTTATTAAAGAAGGAAATAATTCCAATAAAGTGGTACGTCCGGCTATAGTTGTTTTTGCAATTTTTATATTGACATTTATTGTAAGCAGTATTATCGGAGATTCTACGGAGCAACTGGTAATCGGAGTGTTCGGACTAATCTTCGTTATTATTTTCTTTGCGATTACAATGGTTCTTATCTCTAAAATGGAAGGACTGAATAAGGGATGTATTATAGCTTTTATTGCAATATTTTTTCTTCCATTCTTTATTGGTTTTATCATATTTTTTATTGCCGGAAATTTTGATCAGAATACACGATCTAGTTTTCTTTTTCTGATCGCAGGTATAGGTTTTCTTTTTGCTTATCGGTACCTCATCAAAAGACCTTCTGAAGAAAAACTGCGTAAACAGTCACTTATAGATGGCTTTAAAATGTATATGGGAGCTGCGGAAAATGAGGTGATTAAGTTTCATAATCCTCCGCAGATGACACCGGCAATATTTGAGACCTATTTACCATACGCAATGGTATTGGGTGTAGATAAGATTTGGGGTAAAAAATTCCAGGATATGCTGGAGCAGATGTCTGTAGATTATACCAGTGATTGGTATACCGGAAGTCCGATTGGATTTGCCGGTTTGGGAAATACGCTTAATTCCAGCTTAACCAATTCTATCTCTTCGGGCTCAACCCCGCCTTCCAGTAGTAGTTCATCAGGAAGCAGTTCTAGCTTTAGCAGCGGCTCCAGTGGTGGTGGATTCTCCGGCGGCGGTGGGGGTGGCGGCGGTGGCGGCGGTTGGTAG
- the murA gene encoding UDP-N-acetylglucosamine 1-carboxyvinyltransferase has translation MSNAFQIRGGKPLSGEITPQGAKNEALQILCAVLLTGDEVRIKNIPDIKDVNQLIDILRDLGVIITKNGKGDYTFKADNINFDYIKSAEFKKNGAKLRGSVMLLGPLLARFGEAYMPTPGGDKIGRRRLDTHFQGFVELGAEFHYDEEEYFYSLKAKELHGKFILLEEASVTGTANILMAAVLAKGKTRIYNAACEPYLQQLCKMLNRMGANISGVGSNLLTIEGVDHLHGTEHTMLPDMVEIGSWIGLAAMTKSEITIKNVNWNQLGIIPDTFRKLGIQLERSGEDIYIPAQEHYKIQKFIDGSILTVTDAPWPGFTPDLLSIVLVVATQAKGTVLVHQKMFESRLFFVDKLIDMGAQIILCDPHRATVVGLNHEAPLRGTTMTSPDIRAGNALLIAALSAEGKSIIHNIEQIDRGYENIDGRLKALGADIQRI, from the coding sequence ATGAGTAACGCATTTCAAATACGAGGAGGAAAGCCTTTATCCGGAGAAATTACTCCACAAGGTGCTAAAAACGAAGCATTGCAGATTCTTTGTGCCGTGCTTTTAACAGGTGATGAAGTAAGAATTAAGAATATACCAGACATTAAAGATGTTAATCAGCTTATTGACATTTTAAGAGACCTGGGCGTTATTATTACTAAAAATGGTAAGGGTGACTACACCTTCAAAGCTGATAATATCAACTTCGATTATATCAAGTCTGCGGAATTTAAAAAGAACGGAGCAAAACTAAGAGGCTCTGTTATGCTTTTAGGTCCGCTTTTAGCACGTTTCGGTGAAGCTTATATGCCAACACCAGGTGGAGACAAAATCGGAAGAAGAAGGCTAGACACTCACTTTCAGGGATTTGTTGAATTAGGTGCTGAATTTCACTATGATGAAGAAGAGTATTTTTATTCACTAAAAGCCAAAGAACTTCACGGCAAGTTCATTTTATTGGAAGAAGCTTCTGTAACCGGTACAGCTAATATCTTAATGGCCGCTGTTCTGGCGAAAGGAAAAACCAGAATTTATAATGCCGCCTGCGAACCTTACCTTCAGCAACTTTGTAAGATGCTGAACAGAATGGGAGCCAACATTTCCGGTGTAGGATCAAACTTGTTAACTATTGAAGGGGTTGATCATCTTCACGGAACAGAGCACACCATGCTTCCGGATATGGTAGAAATTGGTTCATGGATCGGACTTGCAGCGATGACAAAGTCTGAAATCACCATTAAAAATGTTAACTGGAACCAATTAGGGATTATTCCTGATACTTTCAGAAAGCTGGGAATACAACTGGAGAGAAGCGGAGAAGACATCTACATTCCTGCACAGGAACACTATAAGATACAAAAGTTTATTGACGGTTCTATCCTTACTGTTACCGATGCTCCCTGGCCAGGCTTCACTCCGGACTTATTGTCTATTGTTTTAGTTGTTGCCACTCAGGCAAAAGGAACTGTTCTGGTTCACCAGAAGATGTTTGAATCCCGCTTGTTCTTTGTGGATAAATTAATCGACATGGGAGCTCAAATAATTCTTTGCGATCCACACAGAGCAACAGTAGTAGGACTAAATCACGAAGCTCCACTAAGAGGTACAACAATGACATCTCCAGATATTCGTGCCGGAAATGCACTGCTTATTGCAGCCCTATCTGCCGAAGGAAAATCTATTATTCACAATATAGAACAGATTGACAGAGGTTACGAAAATATAGACGGAAGATTAAAAGCTCTGGGAGCAGATATCCAAAGGATATAA
- a CDS encoding DUF4290 domain-containing protein, translating to MEYNTKRTPLYMPEYGRLIQSLVEHCKVLPTKEERNEMANAIIAFIGQRNPHLRDEENYNHKLWDHLFILADYNLDVDSPYPIPTAEELQQKPKKLEYPSYDNEYKFYGKSILQLIDKAISLPEGEEKEALIQVIANNMKKSYNVYNKEHVQDEVIFRHLKTLSNEQLDITGVDSLEKSKIYHSGNNHRNKNQNQNQNNKNNQQKRRNFQNNHKNNRKN from the coding sequence ATGGAATACAATACTAAAAGAACACCACTATATATGCCTGAATACGGGCGCCTTATACAATCTCTGGTAGAGCATTGCAAAGTACTTCCTACCAAAGAAGAACGAAACGAAATGGCAAATGCCATCATCGCTTTTATCGGGCAAAGAAATCCACATCTTCGTGATGAGGAAAATTATAATCATAAACTTTGGGATCATCTTTTTATCCTTGCAGATTATAATCTGGATGTAGACTCTCCTTACCCGATTCCGACCGCTGAAGAATTACAACAGAAACCTAAAAAACTGGAATACCCTTCTTATGACAACGAGTATAAGTTTTATGGTAAAAGTATTCTACAACTTATAGACAAAGCTATTTCTCTTCCGGAAGGTGAAGAAAAAGAGGCTCTGATTCAGGTTATTGCCAATAATATGAAGAAGTCGTATAATGTTTATAATAAAGAGCATGTACAGGACGAGGTAATCTTCAGACATCTAAAAACACTTTCCAATGAACAACTGGACATTACAGGTGTTGATTCTTTAGAAAAGAGTAAGATTTATCATTCTGGTAACAATCACAGAAACAAAAATCAGAACCAGAATCAAAATAATAAAAACAACCAACAGAAAAGAAGAAATTTCCAGAATAATCATAAAAACAACCGAAAGAATTAA
- a CDS encoding thiol-disulfide oxidoreductase DCC family protein, whose amino-acid sequence MHIQNKHIVLYDGDCPMCNYWVNFILKRDNKNKFMFAALQSDFGQDFLKKRNLNHTEFNTIYLLKPQQYYLVRSKAIFKIFALLGGIYRPLSWMKFFPGFISDTIYDFVSRNRKKVNVEACPILTIEERKKFITEPFLT is encoded by the coding sequence ATGCATATACAAAATAAACATATTGTTCTGTATGATGGTGATTGCCCGATGTGCAATTACTGGGTAAATTTTATTCTGAAACGAGACAATAAAAACAAATTTATGTTTGCTGCACTCCAATCAGATTTTGGGCAGGATTTTCTAAAAAAAAGAAACCTTAATCATACCGAATTCAATACGATTTACCTGTTAAAACCTCAGCAATACTACCTGGTGAGATCTAAAGCAATATTTAAGATCTTTGCTTTATTAGGTGGTATATATCGTCCATTATCATGGATGAAATTTTTCCCCGGATTCATTTCTGATACCATTTATGATTTTGTTTCCCGAAACCGAAAAAAAGTAAACGTTGAAGCCTGTCCTATTCTGACTATTGAGGAGAGAAAAAAGTTTATAACTGAACCTTTTCTGACCTAA
- a CDS encoding heme-binding domain-containing protein, whose amino-acid sequence MKKFLIILLVAFIIIQFFPIDKVNPPVNERMDFLTIKKTPEEVSEVIRNSCYDCHSNETKYPWYSNIAPVSWWMKDHIIDGRKHLNFSTFATYDTERQLRKLDESVEMIEKDKMPLETYLLVHQNARLSDMDKKILIKYLKNVRTDTEIRYNTTEQEQP is encoded by the coding sequence ATGAAAAAATTTTTGATTATACTACTGGTTGCTTTCATTATCATTCAGTTTTTTCCGATTGATAAAGTCAACCCTCCTGTGAATGAAAGGATGGATTTTCTTACTATAAAGAAAACTCCGGAAGAAGTCAGTGAGGTTATTAGAAACTCTTGCTACGATTGTCATTCCAATGAAACTAAATATCCATGGTACAGTAATATTGCTCCTGTATCCTGGTGGATGAAAGATCATATTATTGATGGCAGAAAACATCTTAATTTTTCTACCTTTGCAACTTATGACACAGAGAGACAACTCCGAAAACTGGATGAATCAGTAGAAATGATTGAAAAAGATAAAATGCCTTTGGAAACCTACCTTCTGGTTCATCAGAATGCCAGACTTAGTGACATGGATAAAAAAATACTGATTAAATATCTGAAAAATGTCCGTACAGATACAGAAATCAGATACAATACGACTGAACAGGAACAGCCGTAA
- the der gene encoding ribosome biogenesis GTPase Der, whose product MSNIVAIVGRPNVGKSTLFNRLLERREAIVDSTAGVTRDRHYGKSEWNGVEFTVIDTGGYDVGTDDVFEEEIRKQVQLAVDEATSIIFMMNVEEGLTDTDYEIYHLLRRSNKPVYIVVNKVDSSREELPATEFYQLGIDKYFTLSSATGSGTGDLLDDVVRDFPTTEYKDPFEGLPKITIVGRPNVGKSTMTNALLDNERNIVTDIAGTTRDSIQSLYNKFGHEFVLVDTAGMRKKNKVSEDLEFYSVMRSVRAIENSDVVIIMVDATLGWEAQDMSIFGIAQRNRKGIVILVNKWDLVEDKKTNTMRDFEQAIRNKIGQFSDVPILFVSALTKQRILKSVETAMEVYENRKKKIKTSKLNEVMLPIFEGTPPPAIKGKYIKIKYCVQLPTPSPQFVFFCNLPQYVKEPYKRFTENQLRKEFGFTGVPIEVYFRQK is encoded by the coding sequence ATGTCAAATATTGTTGCAATCGTTGGGCGCCCCAACGTTGGAAAATCCACCCTTTTTAACAGACTTTTAGAGAGAAGAGAAGCTATTGTAGATTCTACAGCCGGAGTAACACGTGACCGTCACTATGGAAAATCGGAATGGAACGGAGTAGAGTTTACCGTAATCGATACAGGTGGTTATGATGTAGGTACTGATGATGTATTCGAAGAGGAAATTCGTAAGCAGGTACAGCTTGCAGTAGATGAGGCGACTTCCATTATCTTTATGATGAATGTTGAAGAAGGTCTTACAGATACGGATTATGAAATCTATCATTTATTAAGAAGATCTAATAAGCCTGTTTATATTGTTGTAAACAAAGTTGACTCTTCAAGAGAAGAGCTTCCGGCAACGGAATTTTATCAATTAGGAATTGATAAATATTTTACACTTTCATCTGCTACAGGTTCCGGTACTGGAGACTTGTTGGATGATGTGGTAAGAGATTTTCCTACAACTGAATATAAAGATCCGTTTGAAGGCCTTCCTAAAATTACAATTGTAGGTCGTCCGAATGTTGGTAAATCTACAATGACCAATGCTCTTTTAGATAACGAGCGTAATATTGTTACTGATATAGCAGGTACAACAAGAGATAGTATCCAGAGTCTGTACAACAAATTCGGACATGAATTTGTGTTGGTAGATACAGCAGGGATGCGTAAAAAGAATAAAGTTTCCGAAGACTTGGAGTTTTATTCTGTAATGCGTTCGGTAAGAGCTATTGAAAATTCGGATGTAGTAATTATTATGGTAGATGCTACACTAGGATGGGAAGCTCAGGATATGAGTATCTTTGGTATTGCACAGCGGAACAGAAAAGGTATTGTAATCCTTGTTAATAAATGGGATTTGGTTGAGGATAAGAAGACTAATACAATGCGTGATTTTGAACAAGCGATCCGTAATAAAATTGGTCAGTTCTCAGACGTTCCTATTCTTTTTGTTTCTGCTCTTACAAAGCAAAGGATTCTGAAATCTGTAGAAACAGCAATGGAGGTCTATGAAAACCGTAAAAAGAAAATCAAAACTTCTAAGCTTAATGAGGTGATGTTACCAATATTCGAAGGAACGCCACCACCAGCTATAAAAGGTAAGTACATAAAAATTAAGTATTGTGTACAGTTGCCAACACCTTCTCCACAGTTTGTATTTTTCTGTAACCTTCCACAATATGTGAAAGAGCCTTATAAGAGGTTTACCGAAAATCAGCTGCGTAAAGAGTTTGGCTTTACCGGAGTTCCGATAGAAGTATATTTCAGACAAAAATAA
- a CDS encoding carboxylesterase family protein, whose protein sequence is MNKHIKHAYYQINKKIFFLCIFTSIHIWGQTHLYNNTKVDSLTFINTRKALNNLSTGNYKKMVFSYKDKELPYRFLLPQNVDGKKKYPLIITFHNSTRIGHDNENQLEPLARIWLRDEIYSRYNCFVIAPQFGERSSNYSENNEGILTSKPSENVLALPELIKKITTEYPEIDKNRIYLVGYSMGASTAQDLLNIAPETFAAIVSIAGVPNFSNLNTIRNKKIWLIHGGEDNENPYAGSEVLYKKLKGNKNLLFTTYTYLNHNNITIPFLLNDEIPKWLFGKRK, encoded by the coding sequence ATGAACAAACACATAAAACACGCATATTACCAAATCAACAAAAAAATATTTTTCTTATGTATTTTTACCTCAATCCATATATGGGGACAAACACATTTATACAACAACACCAAAGTAGACAGTCTTACATTTATCAATACCAGAAAGGCATTAAATAATCTCTCTACAGGGAATTACAAAAAAATGGTCTTCAGCTACAAGGACAAAGAATTGCCTTACAGATTTCTGCTGCCTCAAAATGTTGATGGCAAAAAGAAATATCCCCTGATTATTACATTTCATAATTCGACCAGAATTGGCCACGACAATGAAAACCAGTTAGAACCTCTTGCAAGAATATGGCTTCGAGACGAGATTTATAGTCGATACAATTGTTTTGTTATAGCACCACAGTTTGGAGAACGCTCATCTAATTACAGTGAAAACAATGAGGGTATTCTAACCTCAAAACCTTCTGAAAATGTATTGGCACTACCAGAACTCATTAAGAAAATAACAACTGAATATCCAGAAATCGATAAGAACAGAATATATCTGGTAGGCTATTCCATGGGCGCTTCTACAGCTCAGGATTTACTAAATATTGCTCCCGAAACATTTGCTGCTATTGTTTCTATTGCCGGAGTTCCAAATTTTTCGAATCTTAATACAATAAGAAACAAAAAGATATGGCTTATCCATGGAGGTGAGGATAATGAAAATCCATATGCCGGAAGCGAAGTACTTTACAAAAAACTCAAGGGGAATAAAAATCTCTTATTTACCACCTACACCTATCTTAATCACAATAATATTACGATCCCCTTTCTACTGAATGACGAAATACCTAAATGGCTATTTGGAAAAAGAAAATAG
- the upp gene encoding uracil phosphoribosyltransferase, with amino-acid sequence MLYILSENFSLVNSWINDLRNVDVQGDRMKFRRNMERIGEIAAFEISKQLEQKEVDIVTPLETIKSKEIAVQPVITTILRAGVPLFQGILNYFDKADCGFVAAYRKHDANDYFSIKQDYLTCPNLTGRPLIIADPMLATGASLIEAIKDLLTHGTPSQMHIVAAIASKEGVEVIRKAYPEAHLWVGVVDAALTSKGYITPGLGDAGDLSYGEKLQR; translated from the coding sequence ATGCTTTATATTTTATCAGAAAACTTCTCTCTTGTCAATTCGTGGATTAATGATTTAAGAAACGTTGATGTTCAGGGAGATAGAATGAAGTTTCGTAGGAATATGGAACGTATCGGAGAGATAGCAGCATTTGAAATTAGTAAGCAGCTTGAACAAAAAGAAGTTGATATTGTAACGCCATTAGAGACAATCAAATCAAAAGAGATTGCAGTGCAGCCAGTGATTACTACAATCCTGAGGGCAGGAGTTCCGTTATTTCAAGGTATTCTGAATTATTTCGACAAAGCTGACTGTGGCTTTGTGGCAGCATACAGAAAACATGATGCAAACGACTATTTTTCTATAAAGCAGGATTATCTTACTTGCCCGAATCTGACAGGTCGTCCGTTAATTATTGCGGATCCTATGTTAGCAACGGGAGCATCACTTATTGAAGCTATAAAAGATCTATTAACCCACGGAACACCATCGCAAATGCACATTGTGGCGGCAATTGCAAGTAAAGAAGGAGTTGAGGTTATTCGCAAAGCTTACCCTGAAGCACATCTTTGGGTAGGTGTTGTAGATGCAGCCCTTACATCCAAAGGTTATATTACGCCAGGGTTAGGAGATGCAGGTGACCTTTCTTATGGGGAAAAATTACAACGATAA
- a CDS encoding ComF family protein, with the protein MNFFTDILFPNRCLQCNHIIDGKDIICEGCYDQVDFTHWESLPETLLQQKLSSLFPVENSYALMNFEKDGLSRKLIHNLKYANREIVGDTLARWTAEKINLKSKPDILINIPLHAKKLKKRGYNQLHRFTETLSKEWDIPYNHHYLKRTAYSTAQARKKLKQRKENINIFIVPNPLENIHFLLIDDVCTTGSTLASCAWEILKTPGNKLSVLVMAID; encoded by the coding sequence ATGAATTTCTTTACAGATATATTGTTTCCAAACCGTTGCCTTCAATGCAATCACATTATTGACGGAAAAGATATTATTTGTGAAGGATGTTATGATCAGGTAGATTTTACCCATTGGGAATCATTACCGGAGACACTATTGCAACAGAAATTATCTTCTCTTTTCCCTGTTGAGAATTCTTATGCTTTGATGAATTTTGAGAAAGATGGCCTTAGCAGAAAATTAATCCACAATCTCAAATATGCTAATCGCGAGATTGTAGGAGATACATTGGCCCGATGGACAGCGGAAAAAATAAATCTAAAATCAAAACCCGATATACTGATTAATATTCCGTTACATGCCAAGAAACTAAAAAAACGGGGATATAATCAGCTGCATCGCTTTACAGAAACATTATCAAAGGAATGGGATATTCCATATAATCATCATTATTTAAAAAGGACAGCTTACAGCACTGCTCAAGCCAGAAAAAAATTGAAACAAAGAAAGGAGAACATCAATATATTCATAGTTCCTAATCCCCTTGAAAACATTCATTTTCTTCTTATTGATGATGTATGTACTACAGGAAGTACTTTAGCTTCGTGTGCATGGGAGATACTAAAAACGCCCGGCAATAAGCTGAGCGTTTTAGTTATGGCAATTGATTGA